A portion of the Staphylococcus felis genome contains these proteins:
- the sigB gene encoding RNA polymerase sigma factor SigB, translated as MTKEQKSVKTVSPEQINEWIQQHQNHQDEHAQEQLVKHYEKLIESLAYKYSKGQSHHEDLVQVGMVGLIGAINRFDLSFDRKFEAFLVPTVIGEIKRYLRDKTWSVHVPRRIKEIGPRIKKVSDELTNELERSPSIREIADRLEVSDEDVLEAMEMGQSYNALSVDHSIEADKDGSTVTLLDIMGTQDDNYDLTEKRMILERILPILSDREREIIQCTFIEGLSQKETGERIGLSQMHVSRLQRTAIQKLQDAARQ; from the coding sequence ATGACGAAAGAGCAGAAATCAGTTAAAACCGTTTCACCTGAACAAATTAATGAATGGATTCAACAACATCAAAACCATCAAGATGAACATGCTCAAGAACAATTAGTTAAGCATTATGAGAAGCTAATCGAATCACTAGCCTATAAGTATTCAAAAGGACAATCACACCACGAAGATTTGGTGCAAGTTGGTATGGTAGGGTTAATAGGTGCAATTAATCGCTTTGATTTATCATTTGATCGAAAATTTGAAGCTTTTTTAGTACCTACAGTAATTGGTGAAATAAAACGGTATTTACGAGATAAAACATGGAGTGTTCATGTTCCAAGACGTATCAAAGAAATTGGACCACGAATCAAAAAAGTAAGTGACGAATTAACAAATGAACTTGAAAGATCGCCTTCTATTCGAGAAATTGCTGACAGATTAGAAGTTTCTGATGAAGATGTATTAGAAGCGATGGAGATGGGGCAAAGTTATAATGCATTAAGTGTAGATCATTCGATTGAAGCTGACAAAGACGGTTCGACTGTTACGTTACTCGATATTATGGGGACCCAAGATGACAATTATGATTTGACAGAAAAGCGTATGATTTTAGAGCGTATTTTACCGATTCTATCTGATAGGGAACGTGAAATTATTCAATGTACGTTTATTGAAGGTTTGAGTCAAAAAGAAACTGGAGAACGAATTGGTTTAAGCCAAATGCATGTGTCTCGATTACAACGAACAGCCATTCAGAAATTACAAGATGCTGCTCGACAATAA
- a CDS encoding anti-sigma factor antagonist: MNLNIDTKELESRYEVKVEGELDVATVPELESVLVPMRQDGQRDIYVDLKNLKYMDSTGLGLFVGTLKALNQHQKELYILGANDRIKRLFEITGLSDLMHVNEGTEVE; this comes from the coding sequence ATGAACCTTAATATAGATACTAAAGAATTAGAGTCGCGCTATGAAGTCAAGGTTGAAGGAGAGTTAGACGTTGCAACTGTTCCTGAACTTGAAAGCGTACTCGTTCCAATGAGACAAGATGGTCAACGCGATATATATGTTGACTTAAAGAACTTAAAATATATGGATTCAACTGGATTAGGGTTATTTGTAGGAACATTAAAAGCGCTGAACCAACATCAAAAAGAGCTTTACATCCTTGGTGCTAATGATCGTATTAAACGTTTGTTTGAAATTACGGGATTAAGTGATTTGATGCATGTTAATGAAGGAACGGAGGTTGAGTAA
- a CDS encoding type II toxin-antitoxin system PemK/MazF family toxin, whose product MKRGDVYLADLSPVQGSEQGGVRPVVIIQNDTGNKYSPTVIVAAITGRINKAKIPTHVEIEKQKYKLDKDSVILLEQIRTVDKKRLKEKLTYLSDEKMKEVNNALGISLGLHMNQSKKD is encoded by the coding sequence ATGAAGCGAGGAGACGTTTATTTAGCAGATCTCTCTCCAGTACAAGGGTCCGAACAAGGGGGAGTAAGACCCGTCGTTATTATTCAAAATGATACTGGAAACAAATACAGTCCAACAGTTATAGTTGCTGCTATAACAGGTAGGATTAATAAAGCTAAAATACCCACTCATGTTGAAATTGAAAAACAGAAATATAAGTTAGACAAAGATTCTGTTATCCTGTTAGAACAAATTAGAACAGTAGATAAAAAGAGGCTGAAGGAGAAATTGACATATTTATCAGATGAGAAGATGAAGGAAGTCAATAATGCTCTTGGTATCAGCTTAGGATTGCATATGAATCAGTCTAAAAAAGACTAA
- the mazE gene encoding type II toxin-antitoxin system antitoxin MazE yields MSTFNQTRFKNNLEQSLKEGYVQMADLNLSLATEAYSVECEACDCNESHLTNSKDD; encoded by the coding sequence ATGTCAACATTCAATCAAACAAGATTTAAAAATAATCTAGAACAGTCTTTAAAAGAAGGTTACGTACAAATGGCTGACCTAAATCTCTCCCTAGCAACCGAAGCCTACTCAGTAGAATGTGAAGCTTGTGACTGTAACGAATCTCACTTAACGAATAGCAAGGATGACTAG
- the rsbW gene encoding anti-sigma B factor RsbW — MAQPNDFIEMRVPASAEYVSLIRLTLSGVFTQSNATYDDIEDAKIAVSEAVTNAVKHAYKNKEIKGFINIVFEIFADYIKITVSDQGESFDYQETKAQLGPYQDDENVDFLREGGLGLFLIESLMDEVTVDKDTGVTISMIKYIRKEQVRNNDERAEIS, encoded by the coding sequence ATGGCACAACCAAACGATTTTATTGAAATGCGAGTTCCTGCATCGGCTGAATACGTTAGCTTAATCCGATTGACGCTGTCGGGTGTATTCACACAATCAAATGCAACATATGATGATATAGAAGATGCTAAAATTGCAGTTAGCGAAGCAGTAACAAACGCAGTGAAACATGCATATAAGAATAAAGAAATAAAAGGTTTCATTAATATTGTATTTGAAATATTTGCAGATTATATTAAAATCACTGTATCTGATCAGGGTGAAAGTTTTGATTACCAAGAAACAAAAGCACAATTAGGTCCTTATCAAGATGATGAAAATGTTGATTTTCTAAGAGAAGGCGGATTAGGATTATTCCTAATTGAATCACTTATGGATGAAGTCACTGTGGATAAGGATACTGGCGTTACGATTAGTATGATTAAGTATATCAGAAAAGAGCAGGTGCGAAACAATGACGAAAGAGCAGAAATCAGTTAA